One window from the genome of Trichoplusia ni isolate ovarian cell line Hi5 chromosome 13, tn1, whole genome shotgun sequence encodes:
- the LOC113499885 gene encoding ankyrin repeat and LEM domain-containing protein 2-like: protein MGEKPFPFKAPSPQDMVALRKAIEAGLAATVRDRVWDNPRFLVSNGNTPSILQEGSRYNALHIAAKAMNAEICNLILTTVGNPMFVQTLYGMDADADSCKEFAGILVDRYLNTPDKAINETPLHFAAKFGAEHVVDVLTSFPQCNRTTVNKYGEQPKDIICKRAPSSEAGVSQRIAGMLQERYYVPVLHSDDGSAVPTIGRPFTPAQPPEINNDPLSPRYEIRAYAGPMEARAADLFRRRWKTPPRAPSSARAPPLAPPSSLAPPSPHSQPSPSPRPQTFRLKELTKGLETVGRNLAEQMKVGWKEYWPFLDTFTDLRTPEGLTLLENYLKAKYESACSFAYSDSCAQSHVPDDLSLSRISLSLSQQHSPAKESTLSPISELCVALKSCKISERPAHWKKTDPIRQRLCRQPGAKIPNGEVREVREVRDVPTINHTVSQLVCIERTCQVFAKRIADALTFSTSAEPEAAGDSLKSEAKHLQHTIFTYMDDERFQKIDFALLHSRLAQLVVYKLKQQTKDLDEVNHVLEFLVKLRCPNDDIFSSDEDRKPTYRCPSRVKVTHVIDSHVRCLASFICEELSEVEIPKAPAMSEIECTELWEKASKCRCDWKIEVFERNSKKNASFRKNRSILSTSPKSESFIRRLTFDHDIGDGRLQHSEAACPVSVNSPAGDSGAGLYTVDTAKCQVVAAEQISDDESVASCNSEDEAFLTASEYSERDDDDGMEEASDRAVAEPFIYGEEPTKMDRLVYDALCDTNISRDQYPNVYRWRHSVALYPPDQRDNWQPAPSPDASTSCVSVSWAASSLSGPAPLVSSPCARASPRLAARCSTPNKDRDDAARAPPLQVSTWMRVTGPNSPRSALAVRQANHNVSFGF from the exons ATGGGCGAGAAACCGTTTCCTTTCAAAGCGCCATCACCACAAGACATGGTGGCGTTACGGAAGGCGATCGAAGCAGGGTTGGCGGCCACCGTGCGCGACAGAGTGTGGGACAACCCTAGGTTCCTAGTCAGCAATGGGAACACGCCATCTATTTTACAG GAGGGCTCAAGATACAACGCATTGCACATAGCAGCTAAAGCGATGAACGCGGAGATCTGTAATCTCATATTGACGACGGTGGGCAACCCGATGTTCGTACAGACTCTGTACGGAATGGACGCTGATGCCGACTCTTGTAAG GAGTTCGCGGGCATCCTAGTAGACCGTTACCTGAACACCCCCGACAAGGCGATCAACGAGACGCCGCTCCACTTCGCCGCCAAGTTCGGCGCCGAGCACGTGGTCGACGTGCTCACGTCCTTCCCGCAGTGCAACCGCACTACCGTCAACAAGTACGGCGAGCAGCCCAAGGAT ATAATCTGCAAGCGCGCCCCCAGCAGCGAGGCGGGCGTGTCGCAGCGCATCGCGGGCATGCTGCAGGAGCGCTACTACGTGCCCGTGTTGCACAGCGACGACGGCAGCGCCGTGCCCACCATCGGCAGGCCCTTCACGCCCGCGCAACCGCCC GAAATTAACAACGACCCCCTGAGCCCTCGCTACGAGATCCGCGCCTACGCGGGCCCCATGGAGGCTCGCGCGGCGGACCTGTTCCGGCGCCGCTGGAAgaccccgccccgcgccccctcCTCCGCGCGGGCCCCGCCCCTCGCCCCGCCCAGCTCGCTCGCCCCGCCCAGCCCGCACTCCCAGCCCTCGCCCAGTCCTAGACCACAGACATTCAGGTTGAAAGAGCTTACGAAGGGATTGGAGACTGTTGGCAG GAATCTAGCGGAACAAATGAAAGTAGGCTGGAAGGAGTACTGGCCCTTCTTAGACACGTTCACAGACCTCCGCACTCCCGAGGGCCTCACTCTCCTGGAGAACTATCTCAAAGCCAAGTACGAGAGCGCGTGCTCCTTCGCCTACAGCGACAGCTGCGCGCAGTCACACGTGCCTGACGACCTCTCGCTATCTAGAATAAGTCTATCTCTATCACAACAACACAGCCCAGCTAAAGAGTCAACATTAAGCCCAATATCAGAACTCTGTGTCGCTTTAAAGTCCTGCAAAATTTCCGAACGGCCCGCCCATTGGAAGAAGACCGATCCGATCCGACAAAGGCTTTGTCGACAGCCCGGAGCTAAGATACCTAACGGAGAAGTACGAGAGGTTCGCGAAGTCCGAGATGTACCCACAATCAACCACACTGTCAGCCAATTAGTCTGCATAGAACGGACCTGCCAAGTCTTCGCTAAACGAATAGCAGATGCCCTAACATTCTCTACGTCTGCGGAACCCGAAGCCGCCGGCGATTCATTAAAATCCGAAGCGAAACACCTCCAACACACAATCTTCACGTACATGGACGACGAAAGGTTCCAGAAAATCGACTTTGCTTTACTACACTCCCGGCTAGCGCAGCTGGTTGTATACAAATTGAAGCAACAAACTAAAGATTTGGACGAAGTCAACCATGTACTGGAGTTTTTAGTGAAGCTCCGATGTCCGAACGACGATATATTTAGTTCGGACGAAGACAGGAAGCCGACGTATAGGTGTCCGAGTCGCGTCAAAGTGACTCATGTTATAGACAGTCATGTTAGGTGTTTAGCGAGTTTTATTTGCGAAGAGCTTTCTGAAGTTGAGATACCAAAAGCGCCGGCGATGTCCGAGATAGAATGCACGGAGCTTTGGGAGAAAGCGTCCAAATGCCGGTGCGATTGGAAGATAGAGGTGTTCGAACGTAACAGTAAGAAGAATGCGTCCTTCAGGAAGAACAGATCTATTTTATCAACTAGTCCTAAGAGCGAGAGTTTTATTAGAAGACTGACTTTTGACCATGATATTG GCGACGGTCGCCTGCAGCACAGCGAGGCGGCCTGCCCCGTCAGCGTCAACTCTCCCGCCGGGGACAGCGGCGCGGGGCTCTACACTGTGGATACTGCCAAGTGTCAGGTCGTTGCTGCTGAG CAGATCTCTGACGACGAATCAGTAGCATCGTGCAACTCTGAGGACGAGGCGTTCCTCACCGCGTCAGAGTACTCCGAGCGAGACGACGACGACGGCATGGAGGAGGCCAGCGACAGGGCTGTGGCGGAACCTTTCATATACGG GGAGGAGCCAACGAAAATGGACCGCTTAGTTTACGACGCGCTGTGCGACACCAACATCAGCCGCGACCAGTACCCCAACGTGTACCGCTGGAGGCACAGCGTCGCGCTCTACCCGCCCGACCAGAGGGACAA CTGGCAGCCGGCCCCGTCCCCCGACGCGAGCACGTCGTGCGTGAGCGTGTCGTGGGCGGCGTCCTCCCTGTCGGGCCCCGCGCCGCTGGTGTCCAGCCCCTGCGCGCGCGCCTCGCCGCGCCTGGCCGCGCGCTGCTCCACGCCCAACAAGGACAGGGACGACGCCGCGCGAGCCCCGCCGCTACAG GTTTCAACGTGGATGCGTGTGACTGGTCCCAACTCGCCGCGCTCTGCACTCGCGGTGAGACAAGCCAACCACAACGTCAGCTTCGGTTTTTAA